In Thermoplasmata archaeon, the genomic stretch GACCCCCACGAGCGGCCCTGAGGCGCCAACGTCCAGGAGTGCGCGGCGGCTCGGCAACGGGTCGCGCATGCTGATGAACGCACCGAACGTGCCGAGGGGCGGGATGCTCGGCAGGAAGAACGGCAGGGAGGCCTGCATCCGGTACCGCTTCGCGACGACGTAGTGCCCCATCTCGTGGAAGCCGAGGATCGCGAGCAGGGGCAGCGTGAAAAAGATCGTCCCGTTGAGGAGCGCGTCCACGGACAGCAGGGGCTCCCCCATGTACTGGGACCAGTTGTAGGCGCCGCCGAAGAAGGTCGTCGTGAGGATCGTGACCAGGAGCATCGTGACGTTCACCG encodes the following:
- a CDS encoding site-2 protease family protein, translating into MLSADQEIENLRDIVARHFTVYGTIVTPLALTFQVAMPADGNLDKPFDELRRELVPKDYIPSITRERGELLVHVQRRPKQRFTGISVNVTMLLVTILTTTFFGGAYNWSQYMGEPLLSVDALLNGTIFFTLPLLAILGFHEMGHYVVAKRYRMQASLPFFLPSIPPLGTFGAFISMRDPLPSRRALLDVGASGPLVGV